A DNA window from Fragaria vesca subsp. vesca linkage group LG3, FraVesHawaii_1.0, whole genome shotgun sequence contains the following coding sequences:
- the LOC101292876 gene encoding uncharacterized protein LOC101292876 has translation MATVRKLIVEVVDARDLPPKDGHGTVSPYVQVDYYGQRKRTQTVIKDLNPKWNELLEFNVGKPSDVFGDVLELDVYHDKNYGPTTRNNFLGRLRLTSSQFVKKGEEALIYFPLQKKSLFSFIQGDIGLKIYYVDEAPPPPPPPPEEPKAPEPAPQEEAKPAKTTAPPPAEEAAPPPPESEKKEEAAPPVTELPPPSENEKPAEEPPAEAAAQPPETAAAETAESDQLPPPPPPPPEIYAEKQQLGQNDHIEMMSASSVSKSVPEIKFVGGINGPQPMARRPSGVPSYTQLEPTESMSIDRPTSFDLVEKMHYLFVRVVKARYLPANGRPVVKISASNYHVTSTPARKTNCFEWDQTFAFGRQSPDSASILEVSVWDPPIPDPTGVASGHNFLGGVCFDVAEIPLRDPPDSPLAPQWYRLEGGGSRINGDLMLATWMGTQADESFPDAWKTDTAGNPNARAKVYQSPKLWYLRATVVEAQDVVPITTSLKEATFQVKAQLGFQSLKTEASLTRNGTPSWHQDLIFVAAEPFTDHLVFVLENRQPKGTVTLGFAKIPLTAIERRVDDRKVASKWISLEDPKDEKRMYTGRLHVRLYFDGGYHVMDEAAHVCSDYRPTARQLWKPPVGTVELGIIGCKNLIPVKTVNGKGCTDAYCVAKYGSKWVRTRTVCDSLEPRWNEQYTFKVFDPCTVLSIGVFDSSGVFETDGPRDATRLDFRIGKVRVRISTLTTGRVYKHTYPLLVLSPAGLKKMGEVEIAIRFARVSPILDLVHVYSQPLLPLMHHIKPLGAGQQEMLRRAAVKIVAAHLSRSEPPLGRETVLYMLDADSQGFSMRKVRANYFRIINVVAGVMDIVGWINDTRSWKKPMATILVHALLVLFVWFPDLIIPTLLFYVFAIGAWNYRFRSRVPLQHFDPKLSLADTVDRDELDEEIDMVPSSRSYEVVRARYDKLRTLGARVQTVLGDFATQGERVQALVTWRDPRATGIFVGLCFVVAMVLYLVPSKMVAMAFGFYYLRHPIFRDRTPSPALNFMRRLPSLSDQLL, from the coding sequence ATGGCAACTGTTCGGAAGCTCATAGTTGAGGTGGTCGACGCACGGGACCTTCCGCCCAAGGACGGCCACGGCACGGTGAGTCCATACGTCCAGGTGGACTACTACGGCCAGCGAAAACGGACGCAGACTGTTATAAAGGACCTGAACCCTAAATGGAACGAGCTTCTCGAGTTCAACGTCGGGAAACCTTCTGACGTTTTCGGGGATGTGCTGGAACTCGACGTCTATCATGACAAGAACTACGGCCCCACCACCCGGAACAACTTCCTCGGCCGACTCCGGCTGACGTCGTCTCAGTTTGTGAAGAAAGGCGAGGAGGCTCTTATATACTTCCCCTTGCAGAAGAAGAGCCTCTTCAGCTTTATTCAGGGCGACATTGGCTTGAAGATTTATTACGTCGACGAGGCTCCACCACCTCCTCCTCCGCCGCCGGAGGAACCCAAGGCTCCTGAGCCCGCGCCGCAAGAGGAAGCTAAGCCTGCTAAAACTACGGCTCCACCACCGGCTGAGGAAGCAGCACCACCACCTCCGGAATCTGAGAAGAAAGAAGAAGCGGCGCCACCGGTAACGGAGCTACCGCCGCCGTCAGAAAACGAGAAACCTGCTGAGGAACCACCGGCTGAGGCAGCCGCGCAACCACCGGAGACTGCAGCAGCTGAAACTGCAGAATCCGATCAGTTACCGCCACCACCGCCACCGCCACCAGAAATCTATGCCGAGAAGCAGCAGCTAGGTCAAAATGATCATATTGAGATGATGTCAGCTTCTTCCGTATCGAAATCAGTGCCGGAGATCAAGTTCGTCGGCGGAATCAACGGTCCACAGCCAATGGCCCGCCGCCCCTCAGGAGTCCCAAGCTACACACAGCTGGAGCCAACTGAGAGTATGTCAATCGATCGTCCGACGTCGTTTGATCTGGTGGAGAAGATGCATTACCTCTTCGTCCGAGTAGTCAAGGCCCGCTACCTCCCTGCCAACGGCAGACCCGTCGTCAAGATCTCCGCCTCCAACTACCACGTGACGTCAACCCCCGCCAGAAAAACCAACTGCTTCGAGTGGGACCAGACCTTCGCTTTTGGCCGCCAGTCCCCGGACTCCGCTTCCATCCTCGAAGTCTCCGTCTGGGACCCGCCAATCCCCGACCCAACCGGCGTGGCCTCCGGGCACAACTTCCTCGGCGGAGTCTGTTTCGACGTGGCGGAAATCCCGCTGAGGGACCCACCGGACAGCCCCTTGGCCCCGCAGTGGTACAGATTAGAAGGAGGCGGATCCCGCATCAACGGGGATCTGATGCTCGCCACGTGGATGGGTACCCAAGCCGACGAATCATTCCCCGACGCGTGGAAGACCGACACCGCCGGAAACCCTAACGCACGCGCGAAGGTGTACCAGTCCCCCAAGCTCTGGTATCTAAGGGCAACAGTCGTAGAAGCACAAGACGTCGTCCCCATAACGACGTCGTTAAAGGAAGCCACGTTCCAAGTCAAAGCCCAGCTGGGCTTCCAGTCTCTCAAGACCGAGGCTTCCCTGACCCGAAACGGCACGCCGTCTTGGCACCAGGACTTGATATTCGTGGCCGCCGAGCCCTTCACCGATCACTTGGTGTTCGTATTGGAGAACCGGCAACCGAAAGGGACGGTCACATTGGGGTTCGCAAAGATACCACTCACCGCCATCGAACGCCGTGTCGACGACCGGAAAGTGGCGTCGAAATGGATCAGCTTGGAGGATCCAAAAGACGAGAAGAGAATGTACACCGGAAGATTGCACGTGCGGCTTTACTTCGATGGAGGATATCACGTGATGGATGAGGCGGCGCACGTGTGCAGCGACTACCGCCCCACGGCCAGGCAGCTATGGAAGCCACCGGTTGGCACTGTGGAGCTTGGTATTATTGGATGCAAGAACTTGATACCGGTCAAGACTGTGAACGGTAAAGGTTGTACGGATGCGTATTGTGTTGCCAAGTATGGTTCTAAGTGGGTACGTACACGGACCGTATGCGATAGCTTGGAGCCCAGGTGGAATGAGCAGTATACTTTCAAGGTCTTTGATCCTTGTACAGTGTTGAGTATCGGTGTGTTTGATAGCAGTGGAGTCTTCGAAACCGACGGCCCGAGGGACGCCACGCGTCTCGACTTTCGAATTGGGAAGGTACGTGTACGTATATCGACTCTGACTACGGGTAGAGTGTACAAGCATACGTATCCGTTGTTGGTCTTGTCTCCGGCGGGTTTGAAGAAAATGGGGGAAGTGGAGATTGCCATACGCTTTGCTCGTGTGAGTCCTATCTTGGATTTGGTCCACGTCTACTCGCAGCCTTTGTTGCCTTTGATGCACCACATAAAGCCGCTAGGAGCGGGGCAACAAGAGATGTTGAGGCGAGCGGCGGTAAAAATCGTGGCAGCACATCTGTCACGATCGGAACCGCCACTTGGCCGTGAGACGGTTCTCTACATGTTGGATGCGGACTCACAAGGGTTCAGCATGAGGAAAGTTCGTGCTAACTATTTCCGGATCATCAATGTCGTGGCCGGAGTAATGGACATTGTGGGGTGGATAAACGACACTCGTTCGTGGAAGAAGCCGATGGCGACTATATTGGTGCACGCATTGTTGGTGCTGTTTGTGTGGTTTCCTGATTTGATAATCCCAACTTTGCTATTTTACGTCTTCGCAATCGGCGCGTGGAACTACAGGTTCCGTTCTCGGGTCCCACTTCAACACTTTGATCCAAAGCTCTCACTGGCAGATACAGTTGACCGTGATGAACTTGACGAGGAGATCGATATGGTGCCAAGCAGCAGATCGTATGAGGTGGTGAGGGCCAGGTACGATAAGCTACGGACGCTTGGGGCACGTGTCCAGACGGTATTGGGGGATTTTGCCACGCAAGGAGAGCGCGTGCAGGCGTTGGTGACGTGGCGTGATCCACGTGCGACGGGGATTTTTGTTGGACTGTGCTTTGTAGTAGCAATGGTGTTGTACTTGGTTCCGTCCAAGATGGTGGCAATGGCGTTCGGGTTTTACTACCTGCGCCATCCGATCTTTCGCGACAGAACGCCGTCGCCGGCCCTGAACTTTATGAGGAGGCTTCCTTCACTGTCCGATCAACTTTTGTAG
- the LOC101296641 gene encoding uncharacterized protein LOC101296641, which translates to MKDPLVRTKVLVRHLPPSLSQSDFFQQIDHLFGDRHNWFCFRPGKNSHKHQRYSRAYIEFKRPEDVFEFAEFFDGHVFVNEKGTQFKSIVEYAPSQRVPKPSNKKDGREGTIYKDPDYLEFLKLIAKPAEHLPSAEIQLERKEAEQAGAAKEAPIVTPLMEYIRQKRAVGSGTQISSVVRKVRRRTGAASFSKRGSTSTKRVSEKKKYILKDTAKYTSRKDRSTFNVLPRREDQLASSSGKDTMGNEIGSVSGIPVIADSGRTKILLKRETPPAPEGISQHQASIGSSPVSASPKQNQRRDASGRFLRSILSHNEVRQREASAEVQSQQKILGPNSDIKRVPRPSNARLGLNNETNSMSSEGDRRRVMVDKFTKKDMHGTTNISEKQDRHTRNKDRPDRGVWTPLRRAESSHNSDEHLSSSASQRPQLLSDSVEVPHGEVKADTSYGSRTGEVPTGSNRHFGRRGTASSMKDDGSLNTSEGKSSKRGAAAAVHGAPEVYISLGSEVFWFIEYSTL; encoded by the exons CCATAAGCATCAGAGGTATTCTCGAGCCTACATAGAGTTTAAGCGGCCTGAAGATGTTTTTGAGTTTGCGGAATTCTTTGATGGTCATGTGTTTGTTAATGAGAAAG GGACTCAATTCAAGTCTATAGTTGAATATGCACCTTCACAGCGTGTTCCCAAGCCAAGTAACAAAAAGGATGGTCGTGAAGGGACCATATATAAAG ATCCCGATTATTTGGAGTTCCTCAAACTTATAGCAAAGCCTGCTGAGCATCTTCCTAGTGCAGAAATACAGTTGGAGAGAAAGGAAGCTGAACAAGCTG GTGCCGCAAAAGAAGCTCCTATTGTTACACCCCTCATGGAATACATTCGTCAAAAACGAGCTGTCGGAAGTGGAACCCAG ATTTCATCAGTTGTTCGGAAGGTGAGAAGAAGAACTGGGGCCGCATCTTTTAGCAAACGTGGTTCAACCTCTACAAAACGGGTCTCTGAGAAGAAAAAG TACATATTAAAAGACACGGCTAAATATACAAGTCGAAAGGATAGGTCAACTTTCAATGTGTTGCCCAGGCGAGAGGATCAATTGGCTAGTTCAAGTGGAAAAGATACGATGGGAAATGAAATTG GTTCTGTTTCGGGAATCCCTGTGATTGCAGACTCTGGAAGGACAAAAATCCTTCTTAAGCGGGAAACACCTCCT GCTCCTGAGGGTATATCACAACATCAGGCATCCATAGGAAGTTCCCCAGTTTCAGCTTCTCCAAAGCAGAACCAAAGGCGTGATGCTAGTGGTAGATTTCTCAGAAGCATACTTTCACACAATGAGGTACGCCAAAGGGAAGCTTCAGCAGAAGTTCAGTCTCAGCAGAAAATCCTGGGTCCAAACTCGGACATTAAGCGTGTGCCACGACCCTCCAATGCACGGTTAGGATTGAATAATGAAACTAATTCTATGAGCTCTGAAGGGGATAGAAGGAGGGTTATGGTTGATAAATTTACGAAGAAGGACATGCATGGTACAACTAACATTAGTGAGAAGCAAGACAGACATACAAGAAACAAGGATAGACCAGATCGTGGTGTTTGGACTCCTCTTCGTCGTGCTGAGAGTTCCCATAATAGTGATGAGCATTTGTCATCCTCGGCTTCACAACGACCTCAACTGCTATCTGATTCAGTTGAAG TTCCCCATGGAGAAGTGAAAGCTGACACATCTTATGGAAGTAGGACGGGAGAAGTTCCCACAG GATCCAATCGACATTTCGGTCGCCGTGGAACTGCCTCTAGCATGAAAGATGATGGCTCTCTAAATACAAGTGAGGGGAAGTCATCAAAAAGAGGTGCTGCTGCTGCTGTTCATGGTGCCCCTGAGGTATACATCA GTTTGGGTTCAGAAGTCTTCTGGTTCATAGAATACTCAACTCTG TAA